Genomic window (Nitrospirales bacterium LBB_01):
CGAAGTACTCGGTTTTATTATCCCAATGTGAGAGGGTAGGGCGTGACAACATCAATCTCAGAGATGCCTGCGAGATTGATGGAGAAACTACATGGTTGTCACCAGCCACTGTTGTTATGAATGTGACAAGGTCTGAGGCAGAGGCTATCCATGCTCCGTCAGCGCTGTGTGTCTCAAGAGCAAACTCCGAACCATACTCCTCCGACACAAGTCCCTGTTCCCCTACAAAAAGACTCGGTCTGAGTTTTTGACCGGCAGTTGGATAATATAGTGTTTCACCCTCTGCTCTGTCTTTTCTTAATGTTTTTCCTAATCGCATGGCTAATAGTCCCATTGGGTTTAAAATCTCTGACTTGACATATTTTTCATAAGGCATCCCTGATACCCTCTCTATTATTTTGCCAAGAATTACATATCCTATGTTTGAGTAAGCATAGTCAGTGCCAGGGTCAAAATCAAGCGGTTTACCCATCCAGTAGCGCAGGGTGGTGTCAATATCTGCTGGCGGACGCTTACCGGCAATTTTAGCGGCTATGACGGCATGAGGGTAATTTACAGGGTCTCCGCTCCTTTTTCTGTTCCATCCGCCGGACATCTGCAAAAGCTGCTGCACTGTTATATCATAGATTCTGGGGTCAGGAGTTGTGCCGCTCTCAAGCGGAGTCAAATCACTAAGTAGTCTAAAAACTTTGTCCTGTAAACTTAATTTGCCCTCCTCACAGAGTTTTATTATGCTTACCGCTGTTATTGCCTTTGACACGCTTGCCACTCTAAAGAGTGTCTGAGAATTTACCGGTACATTTGCATACTTGTCGGCATACCCAAAAC
Coding sequences:
- a CDS encoding beta-lactamase family protein gives rise to the protein MLITNNLHKSFLLYAVIAVIISMLVIPSDAQARVKHHSGKKSAGRYHKKKRAIRAVEKIDVSSVVGIAGFETWFLEQMRKYDVTGASVAVAKNGQIVYAKGFGYADKYANVPVNSQTLFRVASVSKAITAVSIIKLCEEGKLSLQDKVFRLLSDLTPLESGTTPDPRIYDITVQQLLQMSGGWNRKRSGDPVNYPHAVIAAKIAGKRPPADIDTTLRYWMGKPLDFDPGTDYAYSNIGYVILGKIIERVSGMPYEKYVKSEILNPMGLLAMRLGKTLRKDRAEGETLYYPTAGQKLRPSLFVGEQGLVSEEYGSEFALETHSADGAWIASASDLVTFITTVAGDNHVVSPSISQASLRLMLSRPTLSHWDNKTEYFGMGWNIVEGTAPIKSLWYRSGSLPGTLAFVARREDAVAVALIVNTRPKNWHKFNRISRAALWRAVDTEKMWN